The following is a genomic window from Hyperolius riggenbachi isolate aHypRig1 chromosome 4, aHypRig1.pri, whole genome shotgun sequence.
GAGTATGCCTAGCTTAACCTCCCAATCTCTAACCTTCTATGACTACACCTGATAGATCATCATACCTATGCATTGGGTTGGAGCAGCTCAATTAGTACTGTGACTCTGGCAAAGATCTGTGCCTGGATAAATAGTGGCTTAGAATTATCATTACTTTAaaattatatagcaccagcatcttctatGATTTTGAACAACAGGGAATAATGCTGCCTGTTTCTTCCCCAGATTTGCAGTACCTAAAGGAAATCCGCTCAGTCTGCAGAGCTTACTCAATGTAAAGGCAATGCAGGATTCAGGGTCATAAGACCTGAAGATAACCATCCAAACAAAGCTGTgggtttttttatgtaactaaaaAGCTCAGATTTTATTTGGGCATGCTGCCGATATTTCTTCTTTGTTTTGCAGTACATCTATAAAGCAGATGTCTTAACAAGTGCACGTTCCTCCTATCCTCCTACCCCCGCATTAAAAAGGTGAGAACTTTGGGAGGCTTTTCAAGCCGTCAAGGACAAAAGTAGGAGAGAAGCATCAGACATCTGGCCCTGCTATGAAAACTGAATATAATTAGTTTACAAATCATTTTTTGAAAGACACTCTTATCTTTTAATTGTAGTTCACACTGCAAGTCATTTCTAGCATTATAGCTCTTATATACAGTAATGCTAAGACAACGTAAGCTCCACTGATCTTAGTAAGGCCAATCCACATTACAGGCATGGCGCTGGATGgctactcttaaagagactctgtaacaaaattttcagccttatttcttctatcctataagttcctatacctgttctaatgtggtctggattactgcagccttttctagttgcactgtctttgcaatatatctaatcttcttttctttgtcaagccttgtcgagccagggaggaatgcactgcctctgctgtgatagggagaagttatgcacaccccctgcaggctctgtgtgtgtgctgtgtgtatgagtcagatgcagggccggatttacagctcaggagactATGGGCATATGAGCTCTGCTGCCCTAGGCCCCTCCCCTTAGCATAGGCCACACACCCTTTATAAAATTAAACCATTCAAGATAATGCGAATATAATTAAAGACGAGTAAAAAAAGATAGAGAAAGTATGCGTGAGAAGAAGAGTGTGAGATACGGAGAGAAAGTGAGAGTGAGAGACAGAGGTAAAGCGTGAATAATATACAGAGGAAAAGTGCGAGTTTAAGTGAGAGCCAGAGTGAAAGAGTGAATGTGAGGCGGGGGGTGAGTGAGAGATGGAGGTAAGGTATGAGTGTGAGGGAAAGACAGAGAGAAGGTGCGAGTGAGAGACAGAGGGTGAGTGAGAGATGGAGGTAAGGTGCGAGTGAGGGACGGAGGGGGgttgagtgtgagtgagagacggAGGGTAAGTGAGAGACGGAGGGGAGGTGCGAGTGTGAGATGGAGGGAAGGTGCGAGTGAGAGACGAAGGGAAGGTGCGAGTGAGAGACGAAGGGAAGGTGCGAGTGAGAGACGAAGGGAAGGTGTGAGTGAGAGACGGAGGAAAGGTGCGAGTGAGAGACAGAGGGAAGGTGCGAGTGAAAGACGGTGGGAAGGTGTGAGTGAGAGACAGAGGGAAGGTGCGAGTGAAAGACGGTGGGAAGGTGTGAGTTAGAGACGGAGGGAAGGTGTGAGTTAGAGACGGAGGGAAGGTGCGAGTTAGAGACGGAGGGAAGGTGCGAGTTAGAGACGGAGGGAAGATGCGAGTGAGAGACGGAGGGAAGGTGCGAGTGAGAGACGGAGGGAAGGTGCGAGTGAGAGACGGAGGGAAGGTGCGAGTGAGAGACGGAGGGAAGGTGCGAGTGAGAGACGGAAGGAAGGTGCGAGTGAGAGATGGAGGGAAGGTGCGAGTTAGAGACGGAGGGAAGGTGCGAGTGAGAGACTGAGGGAAGGTGCGAGTGAGAGACGGAGGGAAGGTGCGAGTGAGAGATGGAGGGAAGGTGTGAGTGAGAGATGGAGGGAAGGTGCGAGTGAGAGACGGAGGGAAGGTGCGAGTGAGAGACGGAGGGAAGGTGCGAGTGAGAGACGGAGGGAAGGTGCGAGTGAGAGACAGAGGGAAGGTGTGAGTGAGAGACGGAGGGAAGGTGCGAGTGAGAGATGGGCTGTAAATGcataaaaaagaaaatgtaagtGAAACAGAGAGAGGAAAGGGGAGAGTGTATGAGAGAGGCAGAAAAAGTTTGTGTGTATGAATGCTAAACAGAGAGCTGAGTGTGTGAGAGACACAGCAAATGAGTATAAGAAAGAAAGGAATAAGAAAGAAAGGAATGCAAGTTGGTGGAACAATGCTGACCATTAAGCTGGGTCTACACGTGCCGATGTAtcttatccgacaggtccgatctcgctgcggccgattccccgctcgttccccgcgagcggacaatagcggagaatcgagcggaatataatcggcgccggcggggacgagcgggtatcgaatcgggatgcggaagagtcgatccggcggctaatcgagcagccggatcgctccgtgtagattaggctttagacATTGCAAATGTAAGAAATACAGCCAGTCCTAACAGCTCATTTAACCTGCACAGTGCACTGCAGGTCTGCAGCTCAGGAAAACAGATGTCCAGGGACAgctaccaaacttttctctggcaGAGCTATGGGGAAGGACAGAATTAGTGGCTGTAAAGTAGCCCActatctgtctcctctcctctgctttCTTCCCAGCAGAAGTAAAAGTCAAACAATAGACACAAGAAGTGAGGCTCCTAAAGTACAAggacagcattcagcagcacagtgacaggcagcagctaTCATCACCTTACCAGGGATGACATCAGCACTGCAATCCCATGGATTCTCTACCCGATCACTGCATGAACGCTGCTGCTGCTCCGGgtgaagagggggcagagcttcTCCAGACGCCTGTGTCCGGGGACAGAGCTACCTTTGCTATGCTGTTGCCGCCTGGCCTGAAGATATACATTGGCATCACGATAGAGCCAGGTGCAGGGCGGTTTGAGTAACTCTgcggagagggggatgttcagggagGGGACCCGCCTCTATGCaaattaggcgcctgtaggcacacgcctaccgtgccttatggtaaatccgcccCTGGTCACatgcaaggtctctgctcacagccagcttgtctgtgaccttgtgaacagctgtgagtgcagaaagatcagttcaaagcccagacaagcagctaaggcaacaagtaggagaaacattccagcagtcaagtcacatttgagacgagcctctgcaaacaggcacctgctctgatgatgtatttcctgtttggctgccatcttcattgtttacaaaaacaatgaataaaacagcgattatatcaccaagaaagcagcaggagcagtgaaaatgtcacagagggggctaggagaagacaacaaacaggctggtacttttatttataTAAGATttgcacagtacagattctctttaactcctgCTTCAGTGGTGTGGAGTGGTGCTTTGACACCTATAAAAGTCAATGCTTGTCAACGCTAGTAAAACCAATACCAAACAAGCGCTGTTAAAACAGTTCAGGAGATTTAGGCGCAGACAGCACCACCATAGTCCGtagtaggaattatggctatatcgGTGCTCAGTAAGTAATTTCGGTGCTGGCAAAAGACAAAGCTCAAATTACTttttaaacactgtaatttggccgccagcaatagctggaagccagagAGGACCATCCACCAGGAAACctaagcaggtgcttggggcctagtaggtgtcaaggggcccacctgccaccttctctgacatctcaacacttcagcttaccaaaaggaccacaatggGGCTCGAAAACTTGCCTaggttacatcttaatccatctctgctggaagccgaattacatcattctccaccatccacggtgacctggagggggaatagtaagtaGCGCCGCCAGGACATGTGCAGGATCGGGGTAAGCCGTATATCTCTCAGGGCTGGTCAATGCCTACTAAATGCACCAGTCAGCACCATGTAACACCTGTAAAACTGCCAGTAATCACTAGCTTTTTCAGTGCTTTAACTATTAACTACATTAAGGTAATCAGCTGTAGTGTACAGTACTTACCTAATTCCTGCAGTCCTGTTTAAAATCAGAAAATAGTGTAACTTTAAAATGTCAAAAGTGCATTTCAACAAAGCACAATTGAACACATGGAGGGTAGGCTAACAATGTTGAGGGACAGCTATACACACTATGGATTTTAAGAAAATGTTGAGTACATAGCTTTATTTACATGAACAGGTTAATGTTCATTTTGCCAGTGTTTCtcatcaggcaggggtcacacttgctgcAATTGAAAAACGCATATAATAACGCATATGATTACTATGGTGCCACTGCGTTTTCAGGAGGCATCTGCGATTCTGCATAGTTCGCAAAAAATGTACAACCTGCACTACTTCTTCACACAAGCTCTGCGTTTTCTCATTGAAATCACTGGctgctataaaaaaacaaaaaacacttataAACGCACACAAAATGCAACAATTGTGCAGTAAGACGCTTGCGGGGATTTGTCTACTTTTCCGCAGACACAAGTGTGATCTCTTCTGCAAGAATCCATTACTTGCTGCTGGGAGAATTTGTtctcaggctgggagcacacattGCAGAAACACTAGTGTAGCGGGAAACACTGCatgttatgcagcaatgttagtctatgcgagtttttgtatgcgtttttaattaaaaattgaagatttctgatgtgtttccgctttctgttgtcttcctagtgatttgcataaattaaaaaaaaagcatagaaaacgcatatgcgttttacattAGCGAACTGCAAACCCATTAAAAGGCACgcaaaacacatggaaaacacaTCTGCgtaaaaaaatgcacaaacaaaacgcaccaaaaacgcaattgaaaatcgcaaacgcaccatcctaaaatgctactttttcacgctatgtcatatgtgaacccagcctcatagCGTAAATGAGAACGTTGGGGACAGTACTCAAAAGAGGTTGATATCTGTGTTTTGTCAGTGTTGTGTTATGTAATCTACAGGAAAGAACTGCACATCAGGATAGTTAACACCAACAAGCACGCAACCTTTTTGTCATTAATGAGTGGTCCACCATAGGGGCTGCAACCAGATTGTGAATGCTGAATAAATGCTGCCTGCCTGGTCCCTAATATGCTGCAACACAACATAGGAGCAGAAAAACGACTGCAGGGCATCCCAAAGCTAAACACAAAATACTCAATAAGGTATAAATAGTATAGATTTATTGTAACTAAAACATGAATGTGCAGTTTGCAGTGGTGGTTATGACGTGGCTCGGGGTGCACTTTCCTTTAGGAGATAACTGTCTGCACGTGATCGCATGTTCTAAATCGCTTCCGGTCTACTCTCCACCACTAGCTAATACCCGCAGACATACCCTATGATAGCCAGTCTCGGCTCCCCGCGCTCTATAGCACACCGATTATTTCCTCCACGGGCACGGCATGTCCTTCCTCATTGAAGCCAGGCGTTCCTCGTTGTTATGGTTACCATTCCTTGCTCCACCTCTTCCCTCCGAATCTCGTCTCCTCTCGTTGCACAGCAATGCAGCATCTTGTGCTGGCGGAAGTTGGGGAGAAGTAAAGTTGCTCTGTATGCATATGCTGGAGTGTGCATCACATTCCTCCATAGAAAGTCACGTTACAGCTGAGCACTGGACAGCAATCAATAAACACTTGTAACTCTATGCATCAGGTTTGATTGGTCTGTttgaagaaaaataattttctttATAACCTTTGATCATGCAGCTGGAAGTAAAGTGTGCTTCAAAGGAGGGCTTCATCTAGAAGGGAATGTATGCCTGGAGTGGAtttcttaaaggtaacctgaagtaagtaaaattatttaaaataagcacatgaggaAGCTGCCAATGAATACTACATACTTACCTCGTCTTCAGCTCCTCTCAGAATTCACCATTATTTTGTTATAGTGATCCCTtctagcagctgtcagttacaactgaatgtagaaggtaatgtccatatttccctatggctcaagttggtgatattacagtttaacagtgtgctgaccaggaagctgttgtggggtaaaggccatttttaaaatggaggactaagaattccattgatctcagtggacaaatgggacacaggagaggagaaagatattgaTGAGCAGACTGCATGGGAGGTAGGCATGACCtgtatatggttattttgactttttattttcagttcaggttctgaagtatgttaaaaaaaaaagtttcacttacctggggcttctgccagccccctgcagctgccctgtgctgtgaacaatcctctggtccccgcaaCGGCCGTTTCACTTTCTTCAGTCGCCGTCCACTGCATCCGCGTTcattgtgcaggcgcagttgaGTTtttctcgacttgtaagtcgtcgGCCAGAACGAAgcacagcgggggactggaggatagtTTAATAACTgtgtgggcacagggtggctgcagggggctggcagaagtcccaggtaagtgaaactttattttttattttttttgacatACTTCAGGTCTGCCATAAGTTAGGGGGCAAACGTTTGCAAACTTCACCTTGGTCATGTCTGCACACATGagctggaaaaaaatatatatttttacttacctggggcttcttccaggatCCAATGGCATATAGGGGATGCAAAGGTTGTGACCACACTGGACCAGAGGGGTCCAcctggggccctccttcatccatcttgttagcttttcattggtgctatgctggtaataaacacctctgtgcattgcatagtagtaatccttatccaattgtttccttactctaattacacctctctgacactgcagctgtccatggtaggttttggggctccatatcaataaagTGCTTAGGGTACCATGTAAAACTCATAAGCTACTTACTTACGCCACTGCCAGGGTCCCCTGCGTTGTGTCGATGTCACCCTAATTAAAGTGTGCAACCTAGCTGGATTACACACTAAGACGCATACGCTGTCCCTGCTGCGCAGCTCCTTGGTCACACCTCTGTGGTAggaagtgttctgcacatgtgtggtCCATAAGGACTAGTAACTGTGCACTGCCCTGCCTGGTTGCACACCTTAAAagcaacctgaggtgagagacctatggaagctgccatatttatttccttaaaaaggggacctgtagtgagaggggtatggaggctgccatatttatttatttttaagcaatacccattgcctagctgtcctgctgatcctctgcctctaatactttcagccatacaccctgaacaagcatgcagcagatcaggtgtttctgacaatcttatcaaaactgacaagattagctgcatgcttatggtGTGATtgtggtgtgattcacacactactgcagtcaaatagatcagaaggCCTATcctgcaaccggtattgtttaaaaggaaataaatatggcagaactactgcacctgcgcagtccgctccggcccacgtggcggtgattgacagcgccgatcgcgcaggcgcagtacagagcgacccacgggtcgctctgacatcatcgccggggaccgggtcggagctccggcgaacggctgcgggcaaaactgcggcgagggaggtcctgggagcttggggctggagaaagccccagtaagtaccactcattttagtagatttgccctgatgactcctttaaaaggaaaaaaaacatgtcagcttccatatccctctcacctcgggttccctttaattgggGTGGCAGCAGCACAACAGAGGGAACCCGGAGGACACCGAAGGACCTCAAAGAATGAAGAAGatactccaggtaagtaaaaatcatttttttcacagCTTAGGTGTGCCTCATATACATGTGTGAAGACATGTTTTCCAGCAGGGAACAAGACTCGATCCCTCGGTTGACACTTCGGGGAAGAAGTTGTGCAGATGCATTTGTAGGCTAACAGGTTTGTtactatggaggggggaggagcaaaGCATGGAGCACAATAGAGTAACTTctgtcagggctggaacccactagagcgattttttttttcgaGTGTTTAGGGAGCatgagaaatcgctagcgatttccctaaacgctctgccaatgtaaatggatggtgcaaattccacagaagcgattgcgattagcaaaatcgcaaacacaggacatgcagcattttgttagcgtttgggcttcaatgtaaagtatataatcactggcgtaatcgctcatcaaaacttgcacggagcgattttgctagcgttttgaagttaatgtacactgtaacaaaatgaaaattgatagaaaggaccaatcagactttaaaacgctaatttttttttttttttttttgcttgtcttggctcctgttgcaagcaacaggagtcccggttagcaaggctattagccccgtgcacggaaaaagcgtgagtgccctaaagcacccccacaaaacgtgcacgagtagccacgggccccacaatacagcagggcccttccggttgttccccgaagggaaccttccccctttgccatcggcgcagggggtggcatcctccaacacccgaggggttggaggatcctggggtcctccgaggaggaccccgactgtgcccagtggttacccaaagggcctggccatgtggcatcccacatggtccgggtggctcccccgagggggagccgggtgggaaccgaagtcccctgggaaccgaagtccccggtgccagcaagctggccccgaccttgcggccggagtgataaaaattccgcactctccctagccaaaaggccggggagctgcgttagtcagctctgcatatgggcagtacagaccaaagcaccctacttccgcctgagatctgccacatctcaggttttttcaggtgcacctggagcgccacttccaggggcagtacgcctaagcaaagccctcagctatTCAGCCTCGACCATTGTATAGATCCATTCAATCAATTCCTGAGAATTATGAACCAGGACGGACACCTTTACTAGAGGACCAGAGGTTTCCATCC
Proteins encoded in this region:
- the LOC137504720 gene encoding uncharacterized protein — its product is MDEGGPQVDPSGPVWSQPLHPLYAIGSWKKPQARRQQHSKGSSVPGHRRLEKLCPLFTRSSSSVHAVIGPSLTRTFPPSLTHTFPLSLTRTFPPSLTRTFPPSLTRTFPPSLTRTFPPSLTHTFPPSLTRTFPPSLTRTFPQSLTRTFPPSLTRTFPPSLTRTFLPSLTRTFPPSLTRTFPPSLTRTFPPSLTRTFPPSLTRIFPPSLTRTFPPSLTRTFPPSLTHTFPPSLTHTFPPSFTRTFPLSLTHTFPPSFTRTFPLSLTRTFPPSLTHTFPSSLTRTFPSSLTRTFPSSLTRTFPPSHTRTSPPSLTYPPSLTHTQPPSVPHSHLTSISHSPSVSHSHLLSVFPSHSYLTSISHSPPASHSLFHSGSHLNSHFSSVYYSRFTSVSHSHFLSVSHTLLLTHTFSIFFYSSLIIFALS